One region of Gigantopelta aegis isolate Gae_Host chromosome 7, Gae_host_genome, whole genome shotgun sequence genomic DNA includes:
- the LOC121378091 gene encoding cyclin-dependent kinase 11.2-like, which translates to MAHTDRSSRQSEDQTIRDRNSRRSEDQKFTDRNSRRSEDQKFTDRNSRLSADQKITDRNSRRSEDQKFTDRNSRRSEDQKFTDRNSRRSADQKITDRNSRRSEDQKFTDRNSRRSEDQKFTDRNSRRSANQKITDRNSRRSADQKITDRNSRRSDDQKITDRNSRQRV; encoded by the exons ATGGCACACACCG ACAGAAGTAGCAGACAATCTGAGGACCAGACGATCAGAGACAGAAATAGCAGACGATCTGAGGACCAGAAGTTCACAGACAGAAATAGCAGACGATCTGAGGACCAGAAGTTCACAGACAGAAATAGCAGACTATCTGCCGACCAGAAGATCACAGACAGAAATAGCAGACGATCTGAGGACCAGAAGTTTACAGACAGAAATAGCAGACGATCTGAGGACCAGAAGTTCACAGACAGAAATAGCAGACGATCTGCCGACCAGAAGATCACAGACAGAAATAGCAGACGATCTGAGGACCAGAAGTTCACAGACAGAAATAGCAGACGATCTGAGGACCAGAAGTTCACAGACAGAAATAGCAGACGATCTGCCAACCAGAAGATCACAGACAGAAATAGCAGACGATCTGCCGACCAGAAGATCACAGACAGAAATAGCAGACGATCTGACGACCAGAAGATCACAGACAGAAATAGCAGACAGCGCGTCTGA
- the LOC121377668 gene encoding tyrosyl-DNA phosphodiesterase 2-like, whose protein sequence is MSDSDEDNDANLPSRDECEKRCQKFATVTGTDTALAMFYLQDRDWDLERALNAFFGGSSQDSTDASSKPVEEETPSQSDVVSDSEPHRFRLLSWNIDGLDDSNLKSRTKGVCDIINRDNPHMVFLQEVIPKSLKLIEKLCPQYQAIPGGRDDYFTAVLLKSGSVEFESSNIVQFFSSLMERNLLGVKCKIKGVPFLVMTSHLESCKEHSRERINQLKKAFSLMAKAGDDRSVIFGGDLNLRDPELDKAGGLPEGVLDLWEITGKRPEAKFTWDLQRNDNLEWNMKFRPRCRFDRLYLRHSKLKPAIKPVYFELVGIERLTSCQRFPSDHWGILTHFDILDRVDK, encoded by the exons ATGAGTGATTCTGATGAGGATAATGATGCCAATCTGCCATCACGTGATGAATGTGAAAAAAGATGTCAGAAATTTGCCACGGTCACGGGAACGGACACGGCCCTGGCCATGTTCTACCTACAGGACAGAGACTGGGATCTTGAG agaGCACTCAATGCTTTCTTTGGCGGTTCTTCCCAGGACTCGACCGATGCATCCAGTAAACCTGTGGAAGAAGAAACGCCATCGCAGTCCGATGTTGTCAG TGATTCTGAACCGCATCGGTTTCGACTGTTGTCGTGGAACATTGATGGTTTAGACGACAGCAATCTCAAGTCGAGGACAAAGGgagtgtgtgacatcattaatcG TGACAATCCGCACATGGTTTTCCTTCAAGAGGTGATTCCCAAGTCTTTGAAGCTGATCGAGAAGCTGTGTCCGCAGTACCAAGCGATCCCGGGCGGTCGGGACGACTACTTCACGGCCGTTCTCCTCAAGTCAGGCTCCGTCGAGTTCGAGAGCTCCAACATAGTCCAGTTCTTCAGCAGTTTAATGGAGAGGAACTTACTTGGTGTCAAG tgCAAGATTAAAGGCGTGCCATTCCTGGTTATGACCTCCCACTTGGAGAGTTGCAAGGAGCACAGCAGAGAACGGATAAACCAGCTGAAGAAAGCATTCAGTCTGATGGCCAAAGCGGGAGATGATCGCAGTGTTATATTTGGCGGCGACCTCAATCTGAGAGATCCTGAG CTCGACAAAGCTGGTGGTTTGCCTGAAGGTGTCCTTGACCTGTGGGAAATAACCGGCAAACGTCCAGAGGCGAAATTCACATGGGATCTGCAACGGAATGACAACCTGGAGTGGAACATGAAGTTCCGGCCCCGCTGTCGATTCGACCGACTCTATTTACGACACAGCAAACTGAAACCAGCGATAAAACCGGTCTACTTTGAACTCGTAGGAATAGAGCGATTAACATCATGTCAGCGATTTCCCAGCGATCACTGGGGCATATTGACCCATTTTGACATTCTTGACAGAGTCGACAAATGA